The Trichoderma asperellum chromosome 6, complete sequence region agagaaataaagcCTCATGTATCCATACTATGCGGTTCCACTGAGATACAAAGACGACGGAAAAACCACGGCCTGCTGTGATGGTATATTTCATTTGCGAACCATGAGAGGCCTGATGAGGTTCTGAGTGCGAGCGAATTAAACGGACTGGGCTCGTTTGCTCGGGTCATACGGAATTCGGCcgaatatagttaattttgAGAAACGGACGATTTCGGTCAACCATAATAAGACGTACACACGAAAGAGCTTACAAGTATAAACTCGCGAGACAACTCCCGTCAAAACTACTTGCGGCAGTTGCAGAAGGGAGGCTCCATAAATCGCTTCTCAGACATGTctaatatataagctaaagtaGTCAACAGcgtatatacatacattaAGAAAGGTGTTTTTGAGCTGAGGTCAAATACTTTAACTTACCAATCTATTGTTTACTAGGTAATCGGCCCACATGTATTAGGAGCTCCGCACTTCTAAAAACGGAGATTCATGCGGGATTCTTTATTCTGCCCCAATCCTGCCTTTTTATGCAGGATTCTTCCTATACCTCATTTCTCTTTGTATTTCGTCTAAAGACCCTCgtatctttatatatttggGGTGGCATTTATTTACCTCTACTATATGAAAACTGCCtgatttactttatttatttttttgtttttatttttttatttttatttttatttatttatttattttttttttttttttgggcttgTCACTAGTTCGCGCAAAACGTGTAAGCACTTGAGTACGATCATGCTTTACCATGGGCAGATAAAGCGCTGTCAGCCTTGGATCTAGGAAAAACAATGTTATTCCCATCACGCAAGCACAAGGTTGAGACGGATCTTCTTACCGATGACCCTTGGGCTTTCGAACATTGGCTCCCATCTACACCATGGCTATGGCATCATCCAAGGCCATAATGACGACTACAGAGGCCACCGCTATCACGTCGTTTCCGATCACAATCTACGAAAATCCCATGCCATATTCACAACGGCAGCTACTTCGCCATGACCATCGACAGCCTTATAGACTCCACACGGATAAAAAGATCCCTAAACTAAAATTTGGAGATTTATTGGTGGAAGTGTATGGGATTGGCTTGAACCCAGCCGACTGGAAATCTGCGTATGTATTTCCCCCTGCAAGGGAGCGCTGTATTTTACCacgctttattattaacagTCTTAATCTTAGGGACTTGGGATGTCTTCTTCCGTCTCCATGTGGCTTGAATGGACGTGAGTTCATTGGCAGAATCATAGCTGCAGAGATCGATCCAAAATGTAGCCTTCAGCTAGGAGAGTGGGTGAGTATGCCACCTCAGATGGTATGCCTCATCAGAAAGATGAATGACTAATATTAGTCCAAGGTCCTTGCCGTGCCTACAGACTATCGAGATGTCAGGAAGTCGACGTTTCAAGAATATACCATTGTCTGCTGCTATAACGCAATTCGAATTCCCAAGCATGTCGATCCGTTTAAAGTCGCTTCCATGGGTGTCGCCTACGTTGCAGCAGGCCTCTCTCTTGGAGTCTGTCTAGGTGTCACTTTTACAAAGGGcccaaagaagagagagtttAATCTTCTGGAGATTGCTAGGAGACGCCCGGAAGATATACCTGACGATATCATCGACGAAGTCTTTGATGCTTTAGCCCCTTGCTACCAAGCGCAGCCTGGGGAATGGCTCTTAGTCTATGGAGGTGAGTAATCATAGAGGATATGAGAAACACGCACATCTAACTTTATTTGAAGCGTCTACCATGACTGGCCAGATTATAATTCAGCTAGCTAAGCTGGGAGGACTGAAAGTTGTGGGTGTTGCCGAACTAAGTAAACACCAGCAGCTTTTACAATCACTCGGAACGGGTAAGCTTGCCTGAAGATTTATTGACGGAGCTATTACTTACATAAGATGCAGACATTCTAGTTGAAAGCAGCGATCTCGATCAAGCTAAGCGCGACATCAAACAGCTTGTTCCAGGCTCACTAAGATTTGCTGTCGACACTGTTGGGCCACAAACCGCTGCGTGGTGCCAAGAAGTCCTTGCAGAACGCACAAGCTCCAGATATTGCCGCCCTGGATACGAAACACCGACAAATCGATTATCATCGGCCTATATGGCTACTCGCGGAGGTGGCAGCAAACTCAGCCACCTTGTTGCTCTAGCAGCCCCCCCTACAACATATTCACCCAACATCCAGGTTCATACAGTACCGATCAAGCTTTTCCATACGAGTCAATATGTTGGTGGCTATCTGAGTAAGTGGCTATATGAGTTGCTTGATATgcacaagctgctgcttccgGAAGTCGAACGAATACCAGGTGGCCTCGATGCTATAAATGAAGCtttagaaatattaaaacaaGGTAAAACAGCGGGAAAGGGAATAGTGATTCGAATTAAAGAGCCTAATACTTTGATTGGAAGTCTTTCTCAAGCATGAGTGTAGAGACTGAGTTAATGATTGATACTGTTTGGcatactgctttttttttcttccgcCATGGTAACCCTGGACTGCATAGCGTGAGCTTAGTTATGAGCCAATCGCCTTTTCTTTGCGTTACTGAGATagagtaaaatatatatcaaGACGAATCCATGGCCCATTCAAATTTGCTGTGTGATTCAACAACTTGAGTGTCTACATACGCTTGAAGACAGTCCTTGAGaaaaaggttattttattGACGAGAGAATGGCCACTAAGGTGTCAATGTACTATAAAGCGCCAATGATAACTATCTTGCATATGCATCATTGCGTAATAAATGTAACTTCTGGAAAGGCGGAGCAACGCCCAAGCGTAAATGTTCCACATAAGGCAGAATAAGCCGGCATGCATTATCTCCGTACCAAACTAATCTAGAGATCGATCTTAACATCCGAAGCAGCGGACAAATTAGCCAAATCCCGCCGTAAAGTACCGCATAAGGATAGACCGAAGATGTAGCACTTTGTATTACAAACTCGGTCTCCGCGATTAAACTTCGTGTTAGGTATTTGTCATATTCCATGAAGGTATCGAATAACATAACAGATAGTAATATCATGCCCTGTGACCAATGCCACATAAAGAGATGATGAGCGAAAACAGACCCATAAATGGCTATTATTTAGCACGCAGCTCTTCGGGGGTATCAGGTTGGTTTTGCCAATGCGCCTTGATGATTGCCGGATGCTTGCTCAAGTTCTCACTAATCTTCGTGATTATCGGAAAGGCGTCAAGATCAACGCCATATCTCTGCGCATTCCAGACAGCTGGCAGCAGACAAACGTCCGCCAAAGTTATGTTATCACCAACAGAGTATTGGCCCGCTGTGTCCTTGGCAGTCATTTCATAAGCCTCAAGCACTTCTGtcattatttctttattccaCTGCTCGGGGCTGCCTCCGAGCCCCCTGATGCGCTTCATTATCCTCATATTTGTGACTGGCTGCAGGTCGCAGGCAACGATACCGGCTAGTGTACGCGTGACGGCCCTTCCCTCTGGATCTGAAATTGGTGGTAAAAGCTGATAGCTCTGGGGGAGTGTCTCGTCGAGATACTCGATAGCAGCAAGCGATTGGCCGACCTTGAAGACATTTCCGTCGCTGGTCGTGCGCAACAGCAAAGGCACAGTGAGGTTTGGGTTGCGGGCCTTGTGCTCACTAGACAAGTGCTCGCCTTTGAGGAGGTTGACAGTCTGCATGTCATACTCGATGCCCTTGAGGTTTAGTACCATTCGAAGGCGGGCAGAGCATGAAGAGCGGAAATAGCTGTATATGGTGTATGTTGGATCCGACATCTTGGATGAGCGACTCAATGCGGCGGGGCTGGCAAAGTATTCAAGACAGTCTGTTATAGACCTCAACAGATAGTGATGAGTAGATCAAATTCTTCGGCCTTTAATTAACAGAGTTGGAAATAGCGTAGAAATAGTCGATCCGACTTGAGATTGAAGTTGTTATGGAAGCAAACATTGCGTAGCACAATGATGGCTTTATGAACCCAAGCCTCGGATAGCGTCGCGGAAATGGCCCGCCAAACTGATTCCGAGATGTGCCAGCTGAGACATCCGCCGGTAGCCTCTGTGGGCCGAAATCTGGAGTATTGTGGCGCTTTTAGGTCATTCTAACGCAACTAGGCATACAGTACCCTCAACTCTCATTCCGTTGAAATTTTTGGTATTCCGAGCTTCAACAAAAATTCAGTCAAAGAGCGGAGGTGGCATTACATGATTCTATTAGTGAGGCTGCTGACAACAGGAGTAGAGCGAAAATATTATGCATATAACTAATCATTTGTTGACATTGATTAACTGAAttgtagaagaagaggcctttATCTTCTTAATACTACATCTGTAAATTGCTACCATAGCCCGATACCCCACCAAAGTCCTGCAAAAGCGATCGTCAATCCAGCCGACGAGCCGTTTGTACCATGTAACGGCGTTCTctctcgtcctcttcctctctcttcaacgCTGTATATCTATATGTCGAATAACTGATAGTAACGTATTCCTCAGCTACAAATACAAGCCCGTTGGTAAATACACATCTATGATGTTATTTCACTAGGCACTGGACTAATACAATCCTTTCCGTACGCTCTTGCATTTGTGACCGAGATTGTAACAACAGGGAGCATTGTATATATGCGTTTACCTTTACTTTGACCTGTTGCATTGTTGGAGTGAGTGGAAATGAGTTCGTATAACTCTTAAATGCGCTGACGGTGGAATGACTAAAATAGCTGGTTGCAAATTCGACCGCTGCTAAATCTGCCCATTCTCGGCTAAAACTATGGCCACATCGCGATGAGAATAACATGCAGCCATAGACTTTCATTTCTTCAGCAGTAGGCCGTCATATATTTTCTCACAGACAACCATGTGCCCGACTCTTGATCCCATGCTCTTCAAAGTCTTTCATCATGGGCTGGTCAAGCTTTGATCCTAATATAGACCCTTTGTGCATCTCATTCGGCTACATAATTCATCCGCCTTACGCTTCCCCACTCTGCTCCTGGTATCCGCAGTGAATACCAAAATCGGGCACCCAGCAGCTTGAAGCCCATCTGGTTTGTGCGCTGACGAAACACTGAGCGcggatatatattaatttatattgaCTTGCAGAACACTAAACTCATCATAACCGGTTTTCAATACAAGTACGTATCGTTCTCCTCAACTATCCTATCTTCACTGGTGACATCCTAAGAGCGAAAGACCGCTTCCATGCCTAAAAAGTGCTACAGCCTCTGCCAATGAGTAGTAGTTCGCTTTTCCAATACACTTCATGCAGCGGATCTCACCGCTtggccttttttcttctcttttgtctcATTTTGGGTATTTATACTTATCTCGTTCTAGCATCTATCAAAGCTTCTTCCACGCACTAATTTTAAGATATCCGAGTGAAGCTCGTGCTCAGAAGCGTTCAGTGCATGGAAGAAAACTTGAACCTGTCTGCCCGCCTCGCTTCTTGTCCGTCGTTCTGTACTAACCGTATGTGCTTGGGTGTGAGATGTGACTTTGCTGTACAAGGCAAAAGAAGCATCGATCTTGAATTTAGAGCATGTTGCCTAAAGAAAACTAGACCAGAAGCCCTATAGTGTAACATGGGTGCGCTTCTCTTGGCAGAGTCGGGCGTTCAGCCGCACGTCGTCCGCAGAGATGGACCAGGTGGATTACCCACCCAGCCACCTCTTCTCGTCATGCAGAGTGAAGTACGAGTTAGGATATTGGTGAAATACAATGAGCAGGGAGACAGAAGAACGAGTATAAAATTCCATAGGATATGCTACGAAATCATGATTCTGCACTCTTGCGTGTAGGCGTACACTAGGACCGAAAGTTGTAGAAATAGCTGTCATGCGGAATTATACATTGGTCTGGCAGTGTCCCatgagctgaagctgaattTACTaacatggccaagaagggcaTGACAATACACTAAAAAATAGAACAGGCCACCCCTACAAAGTGCAGCTACCTTGTTATGGTATAGCAGACCAAGAACAAACAAATGAAGATTAACGAGAAGTATACAATATTCCTTCGTTCTATCAGTCGTCGAAATTTGCACCAATAGCATCCTGGTTCAGAAAACTAGCTGCCAAGGGGTTATGCCGGTATATCGTTGAACATCCGCTTGTGTAGAAGCTAGTTTAAAGCGAGAGCACGGTATTAAAAAGGGTGAAGTACCCAGTTTGTAAGTTGGTTTGTGGGAATCACTTTTGACCCGATTCTCTGTCTTTGAAGCCAGGCGATACGCCTTCGAAGCTGAATAAGATGCAGACCGCATTTCTATTTCTCTGGGCTGCCACTCTCTCGAGTGCCAAACTCTTCGTGAATTATGACGAGAAACTTGAAGACCGTCCCAGAGTATATACGGTGgtgaaagaagaaattggTCGACTAGACATTCCATCAAAATCTAGTCATAAGAACAATGATGGCAAAGTGCCACTTGGCATTGAATTGAAGCCTCGCGAAGCTCTCGACATATTGCTAGGCAAGCGCCAATCTTGTCCCCAGGGCTACGGATATTGTCCTAGTGAGTCACCCTCCAATACGTTGACATAAGTCTATTGAAAGACATCACTAATAGGGCTAATTGCTTCTTGTAGGTGCTGGGGGGTGCTGCGTCTCGAATAGCCTTTGCTGCTCTTACGGATATTGCCATACCCAAGGATCTGCGTGTTGCCCGACCGGCCCTTGTGCTCAAGGCCAAACATGTTGCGGCACAAGCCACTGCATGCCCAAAGGAGATCAATGCTGCAAAGACGAATCTCATTGTCCTGCAGGCAATAATTGTTACCTTTCTGGATTATTAAATCGCATTATTTGTTGCACCGACGCAAAATGCACGGCACACGTCGACGATGGAAAGACTACTTATGCTCCGACGACTACAACAACGCACACGTATACTACTACATATTATCAAACCTACTACTGGACGGTAACTTGGTGAGTGATTTGCCTGTATTCCGAGAGATGTAATGACTGGAGAGCTTTATACTGATACTCTTGTATTTTGTAGGTACTATTGGTACTATTACTGGACGTACTCGATCGATATTCAGGCATCTGTCGTGACCTCCACACGTTCAACCACTCAGACTGTTTTCAGTGTAAAGACAACAGATGCAGGCGCCGCTTCTGAGTACTTCAGCGAAAAGTCTAAAACGCTGTCTCTTCCTACACCCGCTGCTGCCACTTCTCTTGAGTCTTTGGCCGGGAGCACATCGTTTGTATCCACGCCATCGTCGGAGCGTCCGAGCCCCAGCCCAAGCTCAAACCAGAGTCCAGCGAGCGAACCAAGAATAACTGAAATACCCAGTGCTCCCACCCCCAGCTCAGGCGGGCCCGACGATAGCGAAAGCAGCTCAAGCGAGAGTCGTAGCAGCTCGACCACTACTCTTCTTCGAAGtggcggtgatgatggtAGCCCTCCAAAAAATGGAGACAACGGCTCTTCTGGTGCAAAGCCATTATGGGCTGGCTCAGACTGGAAGAGTCTTTGGGTTCTTGCGCTTGGTGTTGGAACTGGGGTACTAGCTGCAGTTCTCTAATTTGGAAATACAAGCAAGCTTAGTGGGGGATATTATACTAATTTCCTGATGATTTCATGATCCGTTTACAGAGAGGGAGAACTACATCCATCACAATCTTGAACAGTGAATATAGTTGATAATGTGGATGATTTGAGCTTATTTGTAAGTGGgttaaagatatatatattttttgaACCTCAGCACCAATAATGGATCCTTGCGGCTTAATTCTGTTACATCTCTGCCTGAATAGCTTGTTCCAAGGCAATGTGTCTCTCTAgaatacttttaactttatccAGAGGCAGTGCGTCCACATGATTGCCCTTGAACCCTGTTATGCTTTCTGCCATACAAAGGGTGTTGTATATCGCCTCTTCAGTAGAATCGGCGGCAGCTTCGAGTAAGGCATTTATAGTTGTGTCATCGATCGACTCCGTTACCAAGGTATTAGCCTTGAACGGATCAACAGATCGATGATTAGAGCCCACGGTTTGCACTGGAATCTTATTTCCCGTGCTGAATGCGATGAATATGTCGCCGCTAGGATTGTGCCCGTAGCCACCAACGCGAGACAGGCCGCCTGTAGCGCGTTTTGCCAGGCGTTGGAGTTGAATGGCGCTTAACGGAGCATCCGTggcgaggacgatgatgatactGCCATCCTTGGTATCTTTGGCGGCATCATATTCGGCCTTGGCTTTTGCTGCCTCCTTGCTCTTCAAGGCTTCCGCCGCAAGAATCCTTCCTACGGGGACACCGGTGATTTTCAAAGGAGGCATCCGGCCGTAGTTTGCCTGTACCAGTGCCGCAATTGTATAGCTCTTCTCATTCCCCTTGCTATCGAAACCTGGCACCACACGGCTTGAAGTGCCTGTGCCTCCCTTGAAACCTTGGCACATCATGCCCGTGCCACCACCAGTGTTGCCCTCTAGAACTGGATCTGCAGAGGCTGCCTTGATGCCGTCGACGACATGTTGCGGCGTTACTACAAACTTGGTAAGGTCGTTGAGATAGCCGTCATAAGTTTCGCCCACGACAGGCATGAGAAACCAATCTACACTTCCATCGGCTCCGCTGTACTCTTCAATGGCATACTGGTAGATACCAGTATTACAGTTGCCTACAGCAAAACTGTTTGTTAAGACGATTGGGCTGTGGAGGAGACCCGTCTCCTCAATCCAGTGGCTACCCGTCAGCTCTCCTGAGCCGTTGTAGCGGAAGATGCCTGCATGGCATGCGTTGTGGAACCAATCTTTGCGAGGGAGAATGGTAGTCAATCCGGTGTTGACAGCTCCATCAGGGGTGTGGATAGATTTCGTATGGACGAGCACTCCAGGGACATCGGTGATGCCATTCTTGGGCCCTGTTGGCCAAGCCCCAACCTGAATGCCCGGGACGAGATCGCGGAGCCGAACACGAGCGGATGGCGGCGAGCCTGACAGATTCGGCTCGGACATTATTTCTGCTTGCCGTTTATGTATTGGCCCT contains the following coding sequences:
- a CDS encoding uncharacterized protein (EggNog:ENOG41~TransMembrane:1 (o155-177i)), with protein sequence MAMASSKAIMTTTEATAITSFPITIYENPMPYSQRQLLRHDHRQPYRLHTDKKIPKLKFGDLLVEVYGIGLNPADWKSADLGCLLPSPCGLNGREFIGRIIAAEIDPKCSLQLGEWVLAVPTDYRDVRKSTFQEYTIVCCYNAIRIPKHVDPFKVASMGVAYVAAGLSLGVCLGVTFTKGPKKREFNLLEIARRRPEDIPDDIIDEVFDALAPCYQAQPGEWLLVYGASTMTGQIIIQLAKLGGLKVVGVAELSKHQQLLQSLGTGKLA
- a CDS encoding uncharacterized protein (EggNog:ENOG41); amino-acid sequence: MATRGGGSKLSHLVALAAPPTTYSPNIQVHTVPIKLFHTSQYVGGYLSKWLYELLDMHKLLLPEVERIPGGLDAINEALEILKQGKTAGKGIVIRIKEPNTLIGSLSQA
- a CDS encoding uncharacterized protein (EggNog:ENOG41~SECRETED:SignalP(1-16)), with product MQTAFLFLWAATLSSAKLFVNYDEKLEDRPRVYTVVKEEIGRLDIPSKSSHKNNDGKVPLGIELKPREALDILLGKRQSCPQGYGYCPTFAALTDIAIPKDLRVARPALVLKAKHVAAQATACPKEINAAKTNLIVLQAIIVTFLDY
- a CDS encoding uncharacterized protein (MEROPS:MER0004893) is translated as MSEPNLSGSPPSARVRLRDLVPGIQVGAWPTGPKNGITDVPGVLVHTKSIHTPDGAVNTGLTTILPRKDWFHNACHAGIFRYNGSGELTGSHWIEETGLLHSPIVLTNSFAVGNCNTGIYQYAIEEYSGADGSVDWFLMPVVGETYDGYLNDLTKFVVTPQHVVDGIKAASADPVLEGNTGGGTGMMCQGFKGGTGTSSRVVPGFDSKGNEKSYTIAALVQANYGRMPPLKITGVPVGRILAAEALKSKEAAKAKAEYDAAKDTKDGSIIIVLATDAPLSAIQLQRLAKRATGGLSRVGGYGHNPSGDIFIAFSTGNKIPVQTVGSNHRSVDPFKANTLVTESIDDTTINALLEAAADSTEEAIYNTLCMAESITGFKGNHVDALPLDKVKSILERHIALEQAIQAEM